A genome region from Mesorhizobium sp. B2-1-8 includes the following:
- the tagH gene encoding type VI secretion system-associated FHA domain protein TagH translates to MSLLLTLEQGPRSQVVRQSRLDEGELVIGRSADAGWQIDDPDMFVSRAHCKISGDRDGYFITDTSSSGLFVDDSDSPLGPGRSMRLQSGMRLRMGDYVFHVEVQPKTNRTSVGPVPVASQPAPAWSSPGARTPASIGGDDFFSAKVEEEPRPPRPADLPNPFEQPVPGAYDRASGQGSSPAFDDPFSLDPVATSQSGDVAAPGQPDPFGFGEMPSRNDASGHAAKPASFDDDFSFGPAATPPLANGAGPAGRVQHQAEKPRAGHPWDVPVQAAEPPPPRRAAPTPGPASPAQPASSDMALRAAFLRGMGVEEADFPGRDSIAEMEKFGREYRLMLDGLMQLLRKRAEEKGSARVAQTVVGASEVNPLKFLPTADDVIVTIISERSPGFLSGEAAIDDAVKDLAQHHVRAWRGVQAALRRMIDRFDPAVIEEELKSNSAIGNLLSGGRNAKLWELYQKRHRDIAQSAESSFLGEIGADFRDAYEEEE, encoded by the coding sequence ATGAGCCTGCTGCTGACGCTGGAACAAGGCCCGCGCTCGCAAGTGGTCAGGCAGAGCCGGCTGGACGAGGGCGAATTAGTGATCGGGCGCAGCGCCGACGCCGGCTGGCAGATCGACGACCCGGACATGTTCGTCTCGCGCGCGCATTGCAAGATCAGCGGCGACCGGGATGGCTATTTCATTACCGACACGTCGAGCAGCGGATTGTTCGTCGATGACTCCGACAGCCCCCTGGGACCTGGCAGGTCGATGCGGCTGCAGAGCGGCATGCGGCTGCGCATGGGCGACTATGTGTTCCATGTCGAGGTTCAACCCAAAACGAACCGGACGTCAGTAGGCCCGGTTCCGGTCGCGAGCCAACCCGCGCCTGCGTGGTCATCGCCGGGAGCGCGAACGCCTGCCAGCATCGGCGGCGACGACTTCTTCTCGGCCAAGGTCGAGGAAGAACCACGCCCGCCACGCCCGGCGGACCTGCCGAACCCGTTCGAGCAGCCTGTTCCTGGGGCTTATGATCGCGCATCGGGCCAAGGCAGTTCGCCTGCCTTTGACGACCCGTTCAGCCTCGACCCGGTGGCGACGTCGCAATCCGGTGATGTCGCTGCTCCAGGTCAGCCAGATCCGTTCGGGTTCGGCGAAATGCCTTCGCGCAACGATGCGTCAGGGCATGCGGCAAAGCCGGCCAGCTTCGATGACGATTTCAGCTTTGGGCCGGCGGCGACCCCGCCTCTCGCCAACGGAGCCGGCCCGGCAGGACGTGTGCAGCATCAGGCTGAAAAGCCGCGCGCCGGGCATCCCTGGGATGTGCCGGTGCAGGCAGCCGAGCCACCGCCGCCGCGACGCGCCGCTCCAACGCCTGGGCCGGCAAGCCCGGCGCAGCCCGCATCCAGCGATATGGCGCTTCGTGCCGCATTCTTGCGCGGCATGGGCGTCGAGGAGGCCGATTTTCCCGGCCGCGATTCAATCGCCGAAATGGAAAAATTCGGGCGTGAATACCGACTGATGCTGGATGGCTTGATGCAACTCCTGCGCAAGCGCGCCGAGGAGAAGGGAAGCGCGCGCGTCGCCCAGACGGTGGTCGGCGCTTCCGAGGTCAACCCGCTTAAATTCCTGCCGACGGCCGACGATGTCATTGTCACCATCATCTCGGAACGCAGTCCGGGCTTTCTATCCGGCGAGGCGGCGATCGACGATGCGGTAAAGGACCTTGCACAGCATCACGTACGCGCTTGGCGCGGCGTTCAGGCCGCGCTTCGGCGCATGATCGACCGTTTCGATCCGGCCGTGATCGAGGAAGAGCTCAAGTCCAATTCCGCCATCGGCAATCTGCTCTCCGGCGGACGTAATGCCAAGCTGTGGGAGCTCTACCAGAAACGCCATCGCGACATCGCCCAGAGCGCGGAATCGAGCTTCCTGGGCGAGATCGGCGCAGA
- the tssG gene encoding type VI secretion system baseplate subunit TssG, with translation MADDARQSLPDLAEPATVAAEPLLESFDFFELLRRLEQRRGLFGHSGTADREPARLGQHVRLSFSARDVVKLQDAGEKAPARVTVANLGLLGPEGPMPLHLTRWVLDRLSQRWFTGADAEQTSDTTFVDFVNILQHRMMALYYRAWADAHPAVQVERSVGGRVRAMLEAMSGIGLPGTQDPELDTVRLRQAGSLASQVDGVERLTLFLATAFKVPVQVKEFVAAWTTIPTALQTRLGKAHAGLGRGATIGPRVFSRQSRIELRVGPLSLDDFRSFLPGERRLGLFKKAVRDMIGETLDVDLRIVLACKAVPPPRVGTVQLGRTAWLARPVERGDADDLRLHAIVGWRPEMAEAAA, from the coding sequence ATGGCCGATGACGCCCGGCAATCGCTACCTGATCTAGCGGAGCCCGCAACAGTCGCGGCCGAACCGTTGCTGGAGAGCTTCGACTTTTTCGAACTGTTACGGCGCCTGGAGCAGCGCCGTGGATTGTTCGGCCATTCCGGAACGGCCGACCGCGAGCCGGCGAGACTTGGCCAGCATGTGCGCCTGAGCTTCTCGGCCCGCGACGTCGTCAAGCTCCAGGACGCCGGGGAGAAGGCCCCCGCCCGTGTGACCGTCGCCAATCTCGGGCTGCTTGGACCGGAAGGACCGATGCCATTGCATCTGACACGCTGGGTGCTCGACCGGCTGTCCCAACGTTGGTTCACCGGGGCCGATGCCGAGCAGACCAGCGACACGACCTTCGTCGATTTCGTCAACATCCTGCAGCACCGCATGATGGCCCTTTACTATCGCGCCTGGGCTGACGCGCATCCGGCGGTGCAGGTCGAGCGGTCCGTCGGCGGGCGTGTTCGCGCCATGCTGGAGGCAATGTCGGGGATCGGCCTCCCCGGCACCCAGGATCCCGAACTCGACACTGTGCGACTGCGACAGGCTGGATCGCTCGCTAGCCAGGTCGACGGCGTGGAGCGGCTAACGCTGTTTCTCGCCACCGCCTTCAAGGTGCCGGTGCAGGTCAAGGAATTCGTTGCCGCTTGGACCACCATACCGACGGCACTGCAGACGCGTCTCGGCAAGGCCCATGCCGGGCTCGGACGCGGCGCGACGATCGGGCCGCGGGTCTTCAGCCGCCAAAGCAGGATCGAACTGCGCGTCGGTCCGCTGAGCCTCGACGACTTCAGGTCGTTCCTGCCTGGCGAACGGCGTCTTGGCCTGTTCAAGAAGGCGGTACGCGACATGATCGGCGAGACGCTCGACGTCGATTTGCGCATCGTGCTCGCGTGCAAAGCCGTGCCGCCGCCACGGGTCGGGACTGTCCAGCTTGGCCGAACAGCCTGGCTGGCGCGTCCCGTCGAAAGGGGTGACGCCGACGATCTCAGGTTGCACGCCATCGTCGGCTGGCGGCCGGAAATGGCGGAGGCGGCCGCATGA
- the tssF gene encoding type VI secretion system baseplate subunit TssF: MDRVFVEYYEEELTHIRALAAEFADMHPAVARNLSLDTVPCPDPYVERLLDGVAFLAARTRLKVDAERSRFSRAVLDVLYPDLVTPAPATAMAVLKPGQQVQSMIAGHAVARGTRLVSGLNPGLSTRSTFTTAQEVTLWPIAIASVSYFQDRSALAAAGIAPIGDARGEAAFRVTLARTGKGKLSELSLDRLDLYFAGRARATLLFDAIFGACSALGARAEGKTNPLTALPEPEMIGIRDDEALMPRTRTTFEGYRLLREYFMIPERFHYVRVAGLQPVVRKCDAGIEIIFLFRRPVPELADVTVADFELFVTPVINLFERECNVIEIDPRKTRQVLHADRTRARDFEIFRVTRVEDADAESGEATIPELFSLGQNRGSGWVYSTERRPRRATEDERREGLTRTSYTGDDVFIAVSRPAGSVPNRPLKRLDISALCTNRDLPILDDTPTLTLETADPVEAVRLLGALRAPQAAIPASLPASAAGESRADNLAWRLVAQLSLNFLSLAQEGRGVDPLHALLDLYADRGDPSLARNVHSIVRIDSRPVIERLQIDGPMCFGRGTEVTLHVDQSVLAGQSSLLLSALLSRLFARHAGINGFVRTRTRLLQKQEDVPWPMTPGNRYLI; the protein is encoded by the coding sequence ATGGATCGGGTCTTCGTGGAGTATTACGAAGAAGAACTGACCCATATCCGGGCGTTGGCCGCGGAATTCGCCGACATGCATCCTGCGGTTGCCCGTAATCTTTCCCTCGACACGGTCCCATGTCCCGACCCTTATGTGGAACGGCTGCTCGACGGCGTGGCCTTCCTGGCCGCGCGCACCCGTCTCAAGGTCGACGCGGAGCGCTCGCGCTTCTCGCGCGCCGTGCTCGATGTGCTTTACCCGGATCTGGTGACGCCGGCGCCGGCGACGGCGATGGCTGTGCTGAAACCCGGCCAGCAGGTGCAGTCGATGATTGCCGGCCACGCCGTCGCGCGCGGCACACGACTGGTCTCCGGCCTCAATCCAGGGCTTTCGACGCGTTCGACCTTCACCACCGCGCAGGAGGTCACGCTGTGGCCGATCGCGATCGCCTCGGTCAGCTATTTCCAGGATCGCAGCGCGCTCGCCGCCGCCGGAATCGCGCCGATCGGCGACGCGCGCGGCGAGGCGGCGTTTCGCGTCACCCTTGCCCGGACGGGAAAAGGCAAGCTCAGCGAACTGTCGCTCGACCGTCTCGACCTCTATTTCGCCGGGCGTGCCAGGGCAACCTTGCTTTTCGATGCAATCTTCGGCGCCTGCTCGGCTCTCGGCGCGCGGGCGGAAGGCAAGACCAATCCGCTAACGGCGCTGCCCGAGCCCGAAATGATCGGCATCCGCGACGACGAAGCGCTGATGCCGCGCACCCGTACGACCTTCGAGGGATACCGGCTGCTGCGCGAATATTTCATGATCCCGGAGCGCTTCCATTATGTACGGGTCGCCGGCCTCCAGCCCGTGGTCCGCAAGTGCGATGCGGGGATCGAGATCATCTTCCTGTTCCGGCGTCCGGTACCCGAGCTCGCCGATGTGACGGTTGCCGATTTCGAGCTGTTCGTGACGCCGGTCATCAATCTGTTCGAACGCGAATGCAACGTCATCGAGATCGATCCGCGCAAAACGCGTCAGGTGCTGCACGCCGACCGCACCCGGGCGCGGGATTTCGAGATCTTCCGGGTCACCCGGGTCGAGGACGCCGATGCGGAGAGCGGCGAGGCGACAATTCCCGAATTGTTCAGCCTGGGGCAGAACCGCGGCAGCGGCTGGGTCTATTCGACCGAGCGACGCCCGCGCCGAGCCACCGAAGATGAGCGGCGCGAAGGTCTGACCCGCACCTCCTACACTGGCGACGACGTCTTTATCGCCGTCTCACGGCCGGCAGGAAGCGTGCCAAACCGGCCGCTGAAGCGTCTCGACATCTCGGCTCTGTGCACCAACCGCGACCTGCCTATCCTGGACGACACGCCGACGCTGACTCTGGAGACGGCCGATCCGGTCGAAGCGGTGCGCTTGCTTGGAGCGTTGCGAGCGCCGCAGGCGGCCATCCCGGCGTCCCTCCCGGCCAGCGCGGCAGGCGAATCCCGCGCCGACAATCTCGCCTGGCGACTGGTGGCGCAGCTCTCTCTCAACTTCCTCAGCCTTGCCCAGGAGGGCCGTGGCGTGGATCCGCTGCATGCCTTGCTTGACCTTTATGCCGATCGGGGCGATCCCAGCCTTGCCCGCAACGTGCATTCGATCGTGCGCATCGATTCACGCCCAGTGATCGAGCGGCTCCAGATCGACGGGCCAATGTGTTTCGGACGCGGCACCGAAGTGACACTGCATGTCGACCAGTCCGTGCTGGCGGGTCAAAGTTCGCTGCTGCTTTCGGCCCTGCTTTCGCGGCTGTTCGCCCGCCATGCAGGGATAAACGGATTTGTGCGGACCCGTACCCGGTTGCTGCAGAAGCAGGAGGACGTGCCATGGCCGATGACGCCCGGCAATCGCTACCTGATCTAG
- the tssE gene encoding type VI secretion system baseplate subunit TssE codes for MSASEAKRSGAKLQLAGSSRAKREAVQPSLWDRLVNDLPGLASEIDGLRRLLDEELGAERVEALLAGSARAIDADAELTPEQKRRLHRLVFQTEHRAEIESRGVVVSARVLREAVRRDIEALFNTERFESEPMLSDTEHEQPLDELPSLADFPEVRRSVVNYGVPSFSGRSSRDFDRDALAREIRAVLATFEPRLKESATTVNVTLGDKSVGLKIEIDAVLIMAPTPERMRLRTTINLDNGLARTEFRET; via the coding sequence ATGTCGGCAAGTGAGGCCAAGCGGTCTGGCGCGAAGCTGCAGCTAGCCGGCAGTTCGCGGGCAAAGCGCGAGGCGGTCCAGCCCTCGCTCTGGGACCGCCTCGTCAACGACTTGCCGGGGCTGGCATCGGAGATCGACGGGCTGCGCCGTCTGCTGGATGAAGAACTCGGCGCCGAGCGCGTCGAGGCTCTTCTTGCCGGCAGCGCGCGCGCCATCGATGCCGACGCCGAACTCACGCCCGAGCAGAAACGGCGCCTGCACCGGCTGGTATTCCAGACCGAGCATCGCGCCGAGATCGAAAGCCGCGGCGTGGTGGTTTCGGCACGCGTGTTGAGAGAAGCCGTGCGGCGCGACATCGAGGCCCTGTTCAACACCGAGCGCTTCGAATCCGAACCGATGCTTTCCGATACCGAACACGAACAGCCCCTGGACGAACTGCCGTCGCTCGCCGACTTTCCGGAGGTGCGCCGCAGCGTGGTCAATTATGGGGTGCCGTCCTTTTCCGGGCGTTCTTCGCGGGATTTCGACCGCGATGCGCTGGCGCGCGAAATCCGCGCGGTGCTTGCCACCTTCGAGCCACGCCTGAAAGAGAGCGCCACGACCGTCAACGTCACGCTCGGCGACAAAAGCGTCGGCCTCAAGATCGAGATCGACGCGGTGCTGATCATGGCCCCTACACCGGAGCGTATGCGGCTGCGCACCACGATCAATCTCGACAACGGCCTGGCACGAACTGAATTCCGGGAGACCTGA
- a CDS encoding Hcp family type VI secretion system effector has translation MKIDGFLKVPDIKGPSKRDGHEDEIEVHGVDYKMIAPYDPNSLSRRGRVSMGMIKFIKHYDKSSPYLKKALFENKALDEVVFSARRTIDGETSDYLVVTLTDASVMEYDMRQAADEADLIEEEVSFAYKKIKFVYDKDDEIEMDVYVGK, from the coding sequence ATGAAGATCGATGGATTTTTGAAAGTTCCGGACATCAAGGGCCCTAGCAAGCGCGACGGCCATGAAGACGAGATCGAAGTGCATGGCGTCGATTACAAGATGATAGCGCCCTACGACCCGAATTCGCTTTCGCGACGCGGCCGTGTGTCGATGGGAATGATCAAATTCATCAAGCACTACGACAAGTCGTCGCCATATCTGAAAAAGGCGCTGTTCGAGAACAAGGCGCTCGACGAGGTGGTGTTCTCGGCACGCCGCACCATTGACGGCGAGACCAGCGACTATCTGGTTGTGACGCTCACCGACGCCTCGGTCATGGAGTACGATATGCGGCAGGCCGCCGACGAGGCCGATCTTATCGAGGAAGAAGTCAGCTTCGCCTACAAGAAGATCAAGTTCGTCTACGACAAGGACGACGAGATCGAAATGGACGTCTATGTCGGCAAGTGA
- the tssC gene encoding type VI secretion system contractile sheath large subunit codes for MAEQQKTAAATAEAEAIDLGEFSGLLEKDFKVKKDDSEKLQQLVRNLALAAQSRSETTTISSNAIKSIKSLIAGIDKMLTTQVNEILHAPEVREMEGTWRGLWYLINNTETDTKLKIRVMNISKEQLADTLEDYEGQMWDQSPIFKKVYTDEYSMLGGEPIGCIIGAYEFSNHPRDVGLLRNISGVCASAHTPFIAAASPRLFRMDSWQELPNPQDLQMIVNNPAYASWQSLRESEDARYIGLTMPRVLARLPYGSETVPVKGFTFEEEVGGDHNKYVWMNAAFPMGVNINRSHKLYGWGTQIRGVENGGTVLNLPVHAFPTDDGSIAMKCPTEVAIDDRREAELAKLGLMPILHRKNTDLAAFIGAHSLQDDETRAGRLVDPDAQSNERLSANLPYLFPVSRFAHYLKAIARDKIGSFKERTDMEIWLTEWINRYVLANPAFADDKARAKRPLAAAEVQVDSVEGRPGYYNARFYLRPHYQLEGINASLRLVSELPSVKG; via the coding sequence ATGGCCGAACAGCAAAAGACCGCAGCCGCTACCGCCGAGGCCGAAGCCATCGATCTTGGCGAATTCAGCGGCCTTCTTGAAAAGGATTTCAAGGTCAAGAAGGACGACAGCGAGAAACTGCAGCAGTTGGTGCGCAACCTGGCGCTGGCCGCTCAGTCCCGTTCCGAAACGACGACCATCTCGTCCAACGCGATCAAGTCGATCAAGTCGCTGATCGCGGGCATCGACAAGATGCTGACGACGCAGGTCAACGAAATCCTGCATGCCCCGGAAGTGCGGGAGATGGAAGGCACCTGGCGAGGCCTTTGGTACCTCATCAATAACACAGAGACGGACACCAAGCTGAAGATCCGAGTGATGAATATCTCCAAGGAGCAGTTGGCCGACACGCTGGAAGACTACGAAGGCCAGATGTGGGACCAGAGCCCGATCTTCAAGAAAGTCTACACGGACGAGTATTCGATGCTGGGCGGCGAGCCGATCGGCTGCATCATCGGCGCCTACGAGTTCTCCAACCATCCGCGCGACGTCGGCCTGCTGCGCAACATCTCGGGTGTCTGTGCCTCGGCGCACACGCCATTCATCGCGGCCGCCTCGCCGCGGCTGTTCCGCATGGACAGCTGGCAGGAACTGCCGAACCCGCAAGACCTGCAGATGATCGTGAACAACCCGGCCTATGCCTCCTGGCAGTCGCTGCGGGAGAGCGAGGATGCCCGCTATATCGGGCTCACCATGCCACGCGTGCTGGCACGCCTGCCCTACGGCTCGGAAACCGTTCCGGTGAAGGGCTTCACCTTCGAGGAAGAGGTGGGCGGCGACCACAACAAATATGTCTGGATGAACGCCGCCTTCCCGATGGGCGTCAACATCAACCGCAGCCATAAGCTCTATGGCTGGGGAACGCAGATCCGCGGCGTCGAGAATGGCGGCACGGTGCTCAACCTGCCGGTGCACGCTTTCCCGACGGACGACGGTTCGATCGCAATGAAATGCCCGACCGAGGTCGCCATCGACGACCGGCGCGAGGCGGAACTGGCGAAGCTCGGCCTGATGCCGATCTTGCACCGCAAGAACACCGATCTCGCAGCCTTCATCGGCGCGCACTCGCTCCAGGATGACGAGACGCGCGCCGGGCGCCTCGTCGACCCCGACGCCCAGTCAAACGAACGGCTGAGCGCCAACCTGCCCTACCTCTTCCCGGTGTCGCGTTTCGCGCATTACCTTAAGGCGATCGCTCGCGACAAGATCGGATCGTTCAAGGAACGCACCGATATGGAGATCTGGTTGACCGAATGGATCAACCGGTACGTGCTGGCCAATCCAGCCTTCGCGGACGACAAGGCGCGGGCAAAGCGTCCGCTTGCCGCGGCCGAGGTTCAGGTCGACAGCGTCGAAGGCCGGCCCGGTTACTACAATGCCCGTTTCTATCTGCGTCCGCACTACCAGTTGGAAGGCATCAACGCCTCCCTCCGGCTGGTATCGGAACTGCCGTCAGTGAAGGGCTGA
- the tssB gene encoding type VI secretion system contractile sheath small subunit, translated as MPAESKAKVIERNRAPRVQIAYDVETYGSPTTIELPFVMAVMADLSGASQTKEASKSVLDRNFVETDANRFPKFMEAMGPRVKARVKNTLPQAEGQERDEELAIDLTFAKMGDFAPDKVAEQVPQLAEILKMRRQLEELLGFMDGRVDAEKRIAQLLNNEPLLSKIASQAISDGKGEE; from the coding sequence ATGCCAGCAGAGAGCAAAGCCAAGGTCATCGAAAGAAACCGCGCCCCGCGCGTGCAGATCGCCTACGACGTCGAAACCTACGGCAGCCCCACGACGATCGAGTTGCCGTTCGTCATGGCTGTCATGGCCGACCTTTCCGGCGCCTCGCAGACCAAGGAAGCGTCGAAGTCGGTTCTGGACCGCAATTTCGTCGAAACCGACGCCAATCGCTTCCCCAAATTCATGGAAGCGATGGGACCACGCGTGAAGGCGCGCGTGAAGAACACGTTGCCCCAAGCCGAAGGCCAGGAGCGAGACGAAGAACTGGCAATCGATCTCACCTTCGCGAAGATGGGTGACTTCGCGCCGGACAAGGTCGCCGAGCAGGTGCCGCAACTGGCCGAGATCCTCAAGATGCGGCGCCAACTCGAGGAGCTGCTGGGCTTCATGGATGGCCGGGTCGACGCCGAAAAGCGCATCGCGCAGCTTCTGAACAACGAGCCGCTGCTTAGCAAGATCGCCAGCCAGGCGATTTCCGACGGCAAGGGCGAGGAGTAA